In Pseudomonadota bacterium, the following proteins share a genomic window:
- a CDS encoding cyclic nucleotide-binding domain-containing protein, translating into MSIASYLSEQPYFSGLNEHQREQLQACAGERAFTEGEYLLRQGDEADAFYLIIKGRVEIKTPATEVAMAPIETLSAGDSLGWSWFIPPYRWHFDAVAREAVWAIRMDAKCLRELMESDYQVGYNILSELVRVMAHRIESSRLRIVDIYGHARAE; encoded by the coding sequence ATGAGTATTGCATCCTATCTTTCCGAACAACCGTATTTTTCCGGGCTTAACGAGCACCAACGAGAGCAGTTGCAGGCATGCGCCGGAGAGCGGGCGTTCACCGAGGGCGAATACCTGCTCCGCCAGGGTGACGAGGCCGATGCCTTTTACTTGATCATCAAAGGGCGGGTGGAAATCAAAACACCGGCGACGGAAGTGGCGATGGCCCCGATCGAAACCCTGAGCGCGGGCGACAGCCTGGGTTGGTCGTGGTTTATTCCACCGTATCGATGGCACTTTGACGCCGTGGCGCGTGAGGCCGTGTGGGCCATTCGAATGGATGCCAAATGTCTGCGTGAGTTGATGGAGAGTGATTATCAGGTGGGTTATAACATTCTGTCTGAGCTGGTTCGGGTCATGGCTCACCGAATTGAATCCTCCCGACTCCGTATCGTCGACATCTACGG
- a CDS encoding VTT domain-containing protein, whose translation MSHSPHFDRRKIIGSTLAAGVVLLSLFLIWRWTPLADRLSVDQLIIWAQLVKQSPFAFLLVVLIYVLGCIVVFPLSLLIIATAVAFGFWKGVAFAYAGSLVGAAVNYEMGRYLGYDTMRAFTGTRLDRVNRFLSHRGVLTMVIVDIFPVAPFSLTNMAAGASHMSFRDYMVGSAIGLIPGILLIALFGGRLQSFMREPNWWDVAGMVAVVGVVIGALLMMRQRIARLADRWEREAQDDSIDYR comes from the coding sequence ATGTCGCACAGTCCACATTTTGATCGTCGGAAGATCATCGGGTCCACCCTGGCGGCGGGGGTTGTGTTGTTGTCGTTGTTTCTCATCTGGCGCTGGACACCGCTGGCCGACCGCCTGAGCGTCGATCAACTCATCATTTGGGCCCAGCTCGTTAAACAGAGCCCGTTTGCGTTTTTGCTGGTGGTGTTGATTTACGTGCTGGGTTGCATTGTGGTTTTTCCCCTGAGCTTGCTCATCATCGCCACCGCGGTGGCTTTCGGGTTTTGGAAAGGCGTTGCATTCGCTTACGCGGGATCGCTGGTGGGAGCGGCAGTTAACTACGAAATGGGACGCTATCTGGGCTACGACACCATGCGCGCTTTCACGGGTACACGCCTGGACCGGGTCAATCGGTTTCTCTCCCATCGCGGCGTGCTCACGATGGTGATCGTGGATATCTTTCCGGTGGCACCTTTCAGTTTGACCAACATGGCTGCGGGTGCCTCGCACATGAGTTTTCGGGATTACATGGTCGGCAGCGCCATCGGTTTGATCCCCGGGATTTTGTTGATTGCGCTGTTTGGCGGCCGTCTGCAATCGTTTATGCGGGAGCCAAACTGGTGGGACGTGGCCGGTATGGTGGCCGTTGTGGGTGTCGTGATCGGTGCGTTGCTGATGATGCGTCAACGAATCGCGCGCCTGGCTGATCGTTGGGAGCGCGAGGCACAAGACGATTCCATCGACTATCGTTGA